The sequence below is a genomic window from Gossypium hirsutum isolate 1008001.06 chromosome A11, Gossypium_hirsutum_v2.1, whole genome shotgun sequence.
AAGTAAGTAATACTGTTacgtatttttttaatatttaaaaattatttttattaagcGGTAAATAgtatatttatcaacttttaaaTTCTACTCATAGAAAATTTCATCGAATAATTTTCCTTCAAATAACTGTGAATTactgttttaataaaaatatttttatttaaattaatttatgataaatatataaatagcgataatatttattaaaatggaccataatgaaattttttggtttttgtttttttttacaaaggTAAACACGCTTTGATGGCGATCTCAAATGCTAAAGGAAAGCAAAGACGAATCATGTCCTCCATAAATTATGCTCTGTTCTTCGATACTTCGCTTAGAGAATAAGGAACCTGGGAATTACTGTATATTGTTCTTGTTTTTGTTCCCAAGAAAACGACTCAAGGGAACTgtttatgtatacatatatgtataagatttacaatttattttatttttatctttatttaattaagttaatatccAATTGTATCGTGATAGCAATGAAATGCttaatacattatatatattcaaCCACATACCCAAAATCAGGCTTTTCAGAGCCGAGCCAACCACCAGCCGACAACTTTTGAAGAATTGGGCATTTTAGGCTTTGGGACCTTTTTGAGCTTCTTAGCACAGTGAAGCATGCGGATTCAGATATTCTAAAtttacataatattttatttccatcatttttataaTCATATGCATTGAATTTAAAGCGAACCCAGGGATTTAATATAGAATTCATTTTACTTtctagtatttaaatttttatttcacatctattttaattttaaaataataattttagatatttaaatttattttatttttgcaaatAACAGAATTAGATATCCAAATtgaaatcaataatatattttacattgtaaaatgcatatatttatcaaattcatcTATTCAACAGATAATGTAGATAGTAATATGATAAGCGGATTTGGACATAGGTATGATAAAAATTTGGATCATacttaaaaagaacaaaaagaagtTACAACAACAAAGTTGGGAGCTGTTTCTCGAAAATCAGAAACTACATTTCATGAAATGCtacaatttattttgtttatacaATGTGATTATTCCACCCTTTAACCCTTAAATaagttgcaaaaaaaaaaaaattgaagtgatAAACAATGGAGACAACCACAGTTTAGTTCAAATTGTATGCTATGCAGGTAGCAAAGAAGAACCAACCCACAAAGCaatgaaaaaaagaacaaatgaaTTTCTTCATTTCCATGCCAATGAGAGTGTTGACCTAATAAATCAGGGAAGAAATCTAGCACAAGAAATCCCTCAAAGCCAAGTTGACCTTTCAGTAATTTATAAATgaggatttttctttttctcagcAGTGCTAATTACCGGCTTTTCTCAAGTATGCTAATAAGCTCAGCCCAGCAACAACTGCAGCCCCGGCTGCAACCGCACTGTATGCAGCAGCCCATGCATCTGATTGAGCATAATCCAAACTTCCAGAACCTGAACCCCTTCGTCGATTTTGTTTTCCTGAATAATCTAGATGCAATTTCAAACCCTGCAAATTCATATTACAGAACTCTCAATGTGTTTCCAATCCAATTTGAAGTTTCAAATCGTAATCATACATACGTATATTATCATTTGAGAGTAACGGTGAATTCTACTGTAATGCTCTATCCATAAAAAGACAGTTTAGTTATATACCTTCCAACCAAGCAATTTTGCATGCTCCACAGCTGCTGCAAGATCATTGTCTGATGCCAGTACAACTTTGTCATGGTCTTCATCTTCATACTGCATAATATGCCGGCCAATTAGCATAAGATATATGTTAGATACCcatcatcttcatcttcttcataaACTAATAAATCTTTATTCCTAAATGCCTACCAGAATCTGAGGCACCCTGTTCCTGTCTATGTCATCCTCCAGCCTCTGAAGGATAGCAGTTATTACATCTGTCATACTTCGTGTATCTGTATTGCAGAGCAATAAGCAAAATGCccattaaaatacaatttttctgGACCTAATAATAAGAAAACATGCAGGGTGTCGATGAAGAATTAGAACCCTCCTATAATATCTACTGAACATAATGCTCAAAAAATGTGGAAAAAGGCCTGCATGTCCACTAGAATAATGATCTCGATGAAGCACCACTAACCACATGTTAATCACACATAGATATTAAACATATGATTAGAACttggaccaaaaaaaaaaaatcgaatgaTCAAATCTTGGAGCTAGTTCATTTATAGGTGAACTTGTCAAGTTTTGGTTAGGCTGCACAAATTTTACAAGTTAATAGACAACAGAAGATTTGCACCTGTGCTGCATGCAAAATAAAGCACCATATTTCACGGAATTACTAGCTCATAAGCCGAAACAGTAGCATACCACAAATAAATCTATGCATTCGACCCCTTCTATCTTGTATTTTGAAACCAAACGTATTTGGCAAATAGGATGAAGGATAGGGAAGACATCTCCCTGTCTCAGAAGCCAGCTTCAAAGAACTTTCACTGAAACATCATCCAATCAATAAGTTAGTAAACAGAAACAGCAAAAATCACAACTATATAATCAGAGAAACATCAATATAGGAAACCTTCGAGcctcatcatcatcttcattggGTGGTAAAGCAATTGCAGAATCCCAAAACCTTTGCATCATTGTTGTGGTAGCCTCATTATTGATTCCAGAAGTGCTCCCAACCTGGTTATTGAAGAAAATAATAAGACCATTTCGCCAAgcagaagaaaaaaataattatattcttCTCAGAATTTTCAAAtccatttacaaaaatattttaaaaagtttgtTAAGTGCTTTGGAATAAATATTCATACACTACAGCATTTATCCTGTAAGATTACTTCAAGAACATCATAACCTTGAAAGATATTGACTTGACTTACTGTGGCAATAGCGGCATGAGTTATGTGGATTACATCAACAATAGCAACAATCTCTCCATCTGCATACAACCATAGAATATTATTAAGAAGTAGTTTGATCTACATGCAACAATATATTCTTTGGAAGGTAGTAACTCATATCACCTCTATTTAGCACAGGAAGGTGTAAAAATTTCCCAACATGCATCTGATGCAAAGCATCAACAATTGATGTGTCCACTGTTGCACATTCTGGGTTAGGAGTCATGACCTATGCATCACATTAAGGGCAAAATGACTATAACTCAAGAATGCGAATAAGCTGCTACTAAAGCGTATAAGGTCAAGTCATAAGGATAAAATGCTGCTGACATAAGAACATAAAACAAGATCAAGGAAAAATTTACCTTCTCAACTGGGGTAGTCTCTGGAGGCAGATTTTGTGCTATTACCCGCATCAATATATCCTTTGAACTGTCAGAAACTCAAAGGCATAACTAACAATATATGACAATGACACTATAACAATTATGCGTAATAAAAACAGATTATAATACTCCTTACTTCCCTCCCTTGGCCACATAACAAACAATGGTGAATTgcaatttgatttaaaatactCACGTTAAAATTCCTTGTGGTTTGTTATCAACTGTCACAACTGCAGAGCTTAATTGAGATTCAAGCATCTTTTTTGCAGCCACTAAAACTGTGTCATCAGGTGAAACTGTTACAATCCTGACAGATAGGCGTCATGTTAACCAATGCTACTCATAGTATGAAGTATGAACAGAATATCATTAACAGATACTGGATAAAGGACCAAaggaccatatatatatatgtattaccTACTTTGGATTGTCTGTGATAATTGTAGACAGTGACGGCCTGAACATACGCTCACGAAGTGTCTCAATGAATGTATTCTGACCTGCATATCATCCAAAAGATTGCACAGATTTAAACTCGTTTGCTGATACCAAAACTAAATACACCATATGAATACCCAATGACCAAAAGCAAAAAAAGTACAAAAGCCACTCCATCAAAGACAAAAGAAAACATTATCCGCTAACCAGATATAGAAGTTCCCCAATTTTTTTCTACACCCTCAACAGCTGCAACAATGGCTTTCCCCTTTTCAGCTGCCCTTTCCATTCGAGCAATAGCATCGTACAAGCACTTAGCTATATCGAGTAAGGCAATAACTTCCCCATTCTGTACAACAGGCAAGTGTCTAAATTTTCCtgtttataataaaataagaacattAGATGGTAAAAGATGAAAAAATGTATCACATAAAGGTGGTTGCTCATCACAAAAGGCCAACCTTGCACCATCTTCTGGAGCGCCTCCACAGCAAGAGAGTCAGAAAGAACAAATACAGGATTCTTGGTCATCACTTTGGAAACGGGTGTCTCCAAATTAAGCTCCCGAGCAATCACTCTTGCTGTTATGTCCTTCagacattaaaaaataaaaactccatAAATAAGAGATGTCGTAGTTATAGATTGGCAAAGGCCACTTGTCAAGCTCCTTAGATAGAATGGTCTAAGATATTCTATTCGAGTAAAGAAATTAAATCTTGTAGCTGCCTCAAATTGTTTGAAGATTTAGGTGTAAAGGAATTTGTTACAGTCCACAAGGATATAAGTCAAACCTTGTCTGTGAGGATTCCGCAAAGTAATGCATTAGAGTCAGTAAGCAGTAAAGCATCAACCTTACGAGCAGCCATCCTACGGCAAGCCTCATAAATGCTTGTACTATCAGGTACTGTCAAAGCCTTTGACAGCCGCAACCTCTTCACAGTACGCTCTCCAGAAAGTGACCTTTCAACatgcaatttaaaacaaaaagttCCGTTACTACTTCTTTgaagataatattttatattagttaTCTGTACCAACTTTCATCAATAATTTGACAGAATGTATACATTTAAAACATGAATTTCCAAATATTTTCTTCAATGAACAAGACTAACAGAAAAAAATTACATGTCCACTGTTTTTGCAAGTTGCTACTCATTAGTAGCTTCTACTCTTGtagaattaaaatttcaaaataaagaaGCCAAACATATTTCAAAGCAAAGAAAGGAAGGTTTGCGTTTAAAGAagcagaactagaagagaaacaTATTGCTCCAACCCTTTCAACTTTGCCAAAGTACTTGTGTTAGACACATATTCTAAACCTCAAAGTGGGCACATCCTTATCAAGATAAGAGTATGAACCTCCAAAAAATAGGGAAATATTGAATGCTCCTATTTAGGATGTATTGCCAAGCAACATAAACAAAACATCCAAGGTAAAGAGGAAAAAGAAGATCATAGTTGCTCATGTTTTTTTAGCTCAAACCCTACTTAGTATACCACTCCACAGTCGATACGCTCTTCCTTTGCAAAAGACAACCTCCTAAAATATGTATACAATTCAGGCTTTCGAGGTAATATTCTAGAGCTAACCTCACGTTAGAAAAGAATAAACTCCGGAAACATTAGTATAGCATCATCCAGAACCAGAAGCGACCCACAAATTTTCCAACCAGGTATTCCTCGAAATATTTAAAGATTATGCAAGCAGTAGCAATTAAAGTAAAGATCCCTTAAAAAACTACTAGAagaatatattttaaatgatttacaGTCCTCCTTCAATCCACTCAAATTCAATAATCCCTTTTCTTAACAAAACTCCAACAAACTCAACTGTGCCTTTCACACATCATAGCCTAAAATTTTCCTTATCAAAAGCTTCAACAAATCGTCGAAATTCAGTTCAACTATTACTTTTCGTAAGGATAAATGAAACACAAGAttcgaaatgaaaaaaaaaaaagaagcttacATAGAATGGGAAGATGGTACGAGTTTTCGGAAAGAGTCGGAACCTCCATTCTCCAACATTTTTTTCCTCCCTGATGAGACACTTACAATTGATAAACTTCGCCTCGACGAACCGCTTTGACTTTTCATCGCTAATACCTGCCAAATGCATAGCGTTTCCAGTTCGTAACATATGAAAGAAAAACGAATAGAAacaagcttcttttttttttaagtaattaattaaccACTTACCAAAATTAGAAAGTTATTTGATTTCTACGTCGAAACAGGGGATTCCAATTAAAACGCTAAAACCTATCAAAATTGCAGCTCTAGTTTTGATTATAAACAAATTGAGCAGAGGTGAGGAGGGAAAAtgaagtaataataataataataataacaaactgAAGACTCTTGGCTTCAAAAAAGAGCGGGGCAGTTCTTCGAGTTTCGTGAGTTTGACGATGAAAATGGAATAATCTTCGGTCGGAAATCCTTTTGGGAAA
It includes:
- the LOC107922984 gene encoding CBS domain-containing protein CBSCBSPB5, with product MKSQSGSSRRSLSIVSVSSGRKKMLENGGSDSFRKLVPSSHSMSLSGERTVKRLRLSKALTVPDSTSIYEACRRMAARKVDALLLTDSNALLCGILTDKDITARVIARELNLETPVSKVMTKNPVFVLSDSLAVEALQKMVQGKFRHLPVVQNGEVIALLDIAKCLYDAIARMERAAEKGKAIVAAVEGVEKNWGTSISGQNTFIETLRERMFRPSLSTIITDNPKIVTVSPDDTVLVAAKKMLESQLSSAVVTVDNKPQGILTSKDILMRVIAQNLPPETTPVEKVMTPNPECATVDTSIVDALHQMHVGKFLHLPVLNRDGEIVAIVDVIHITHAAIATVGSTSGINNEATTTMMQRFWDSAIALPPNEDDDEARSESSLKLASETGRCLPYPSSYLPNTFGFKIQDRRGRMHRFICDTRSMTDVITAILQRLEDDIDRNRVPQILYEDEDHDKVVLASDNDLAAAVEHAKLLGWKGLKLHLDYSGKQNRRRGSGSGSLDYAQSDAWAAAYSAVAAGAAVVAGLSLLAYLRKAGN